TACACGATAAATACGGTTAAACATATTGAAGTCATTTACATATACCGAACCAGTATAAGCTTTCATGGTTGAAAACACATCTGCCAGCGGTACACCTGCCAGTTTCACCTTATCACGGTCTACATCGAAATAGAGCTGCGGGATATCTGCCTGCAAAGATGATGATAACCCGGATAATTCCTTGCGTTGCGAAGCGTAATACATCAACGTATCCGTCGCTTGTACCAGATTATCAAAAGTAGCGTCTCCACGTGCTTCGAGTTGCATCTCGAAACCACCCGAACTTCCCAGCCCCGGGATAACCGGCGGTGTGGAAAGATATACCTTACACTCGGGATACTCCTGCAAATCCTTTTTCACCTGAGCCATTACCTCATCGATAGTCTGTCCGTCACGTGCACCCCACGGTTTCAGAATAACTGTCAGTTCACTACGTGCCTGACTGCTACCCACACGGGGGCTACTACCTACTACACTCTGAACATACTCTACAGCCGGATTCAACATCAGATATTCTATAGCACGTTCCGATACGATTCGCGTACGCTCCAGCGTCGCACCTTCAGGCAATTCCAATTCCACTTTAAAGTATCCTTGATCTTCTACAGGCAAGAAACTAGTCGGTATCAGGCGGTTTATCAATAAAATAGCTACCAATATCACACCAAATGCACTCAATACCCTGCGGGGATTGCCTATCACACGTGAAATCTGGCGAACATACTTACGGTTACCCATATTCAGTGCATAGTTGATATAGCGGAATACAATATTCTTCCGTTTATGAGATTCCGGTTTCAATATCAATGAACACATCACCGGACTCAGAGTCAGCGCAACAACTGTAGAAAGCAATACGGAAACCACAATTGTCACCGTAAACTGACGATAAAGCTGTCCTGTGATACCACCGAGAAAACTAACCGGTACAAACACAGCTGCCAGCACCAGAGACGTAGCAATAATCGCTCCCGTCAATCCTTCCATCGCTTTCTTTGTAGCCTCGTAAGGTGGCAGTTTCTCTTCATGCATGATGCGCTCCACATTCTCTACCACCACAATGGCATCATCCACCACAATACCAATGGCAAGTACTAATCCAAGTAAGGTAAGTATATTGAGAGAGAAACCGAATATCAGCATGAAACCAAACGTACCAATCAGAGAGATAGGTACCGCCACAATCGGAATAAGGGTAGCACGCCAGCTTTGCAATGATAAGAATACTACGATAATCACCAGTATCAATGCTTCAAACAAAGTCTTGTATACTTCGTGAATAGACTCTGAAATGTAAGTAGTCATATCAAATGGAATCTCGTAACTCAATCCGTCAGGAAAGTTATTGCTGATTTCATCCATTGCCTTTTTCACATTCTCCGCCACTTCCATAGCATTGGCACCCGGAAGCATATAGATACCTAACACAGCTGCATTCTCACCATTGATGCTACTCTCCGTATTGTACGAAGAAGCCTCCAATGAGATACGTGCCACGTCACGCAAACGAATAATGGAACCATCCGCATTAGCGCGAATTACAATTTCCTCAAACTGTCCTACAGTAGAGAGACGTCCCTGCGTTGTAATAGGAATGGTAATATCCAATCCTGTCACAGGTTGTTGTCCCAATACACCGGCTGCTGATTCACGATTCTGATCTTTCAGAGCGTTCTGCAAATCGGCTACGGTCAGTCCAAAGTTTGCCAACTTATCTGGTTGCACCCAAATCTGCATAGCATAGTAACGGCTACCAATATTCGACACACGA
The nucleotide sequence above comes from Bacteroides intestinalis DSM 17393. Encoded proteins:
- a CDS encoding efflux RND transporter permease subunit, which codes for MKVSFFIDRPVFSAVISILIVIVGIIGLTMLPIDQYPQITPPVVKISASYPGASALTVSQAVATPIEQELNGTPGMLYMESNSSNSGGFSATVTFDISADPDLAAVEIQNRLKLAESRLPAEVVQNGISVEKQAASQLMTICLRSSDPKFDEIYLSNFATLNVLDLLRRIPGVGRVSNIGSRYYAMQIWVQPDKLANFGLTVADLQNALKDQNRESAAGVLGQQPVTGLDITIPITTQGRLSTVGQFEEIVIRANADGSIIRLRDVARISLEASSYNTESSINGENAAVLGIYMLPGANAMEVAENVKKAMDEISNNFPDGLSYEIPFDMTTYISESIHEVYKTLFEALILVIIVVFLSLQSWRATLIPIVAVPISLIGTFGFMLIFGFSLNILTLLGLVLAIGIVVDDAIVVVENVERIMHEEKLPPYEATKKAMEGLTGAIIATSLVLAAVFVPVSFLGGITGQLYRQFTVTIVVSVLLSTVVALTLSPVMCSLILKPESHKRKNIVFRYINYALNMGNRKYVRQISRVIGNPRRVLSAFGVILVAILLINRLIPTSFLPVEDQGYFKVELELPEGATLERTRIVSERAIEYLMLNPAVEYVQSVVGSSPRVGSSQARSELTVILKPWGARDGQTIDEVMAQVKKDLQEYPECKVYLSTPPVIPGLGSSGGFEMQLEARGDATFDNLVQATDTLMYYASQRKELSGLSSSLQADIPQLYFDVDRDKVKLAGVPLADVFSTMKAYTGSVYVNDFNMFNRIYRVYIQAEAPYREHKENINLFFVRGADNVMIPLTSLGTTSYTTGPGSIKRFNMFNSAVIRGGAADGYSSGQAMEIIEQIAREHLPENIGVEWSGLSYQEKQAGGQTAMVLALVFLFVFLFLAALYESWTVPIAVLLSLPIAALGAYLGVWTCGLENDVYFQIGLVMLVGLAAKNAILIVEFAKEQVDRGANVVKAALHASQLRFRPILMTSLAFILGMLPMVIASGPGSASRQAIGTGVFFGMILAVTVGILLVPFFFVLIYKAKAKAKSANIKKVTKRFKR